Part of the Cenarchaeum symbiont of Oopsacas minuta genome is shown below.
ATCCAATGCTCCCGTTTCTTGCAGGTGTACTCTGTTCTGCTACAAAGAAGACTCGTGTAATGCTGGCTGGCGGTACTCAGATGGCCGCAGTTCTTGCACTTGCAAGTTCTCTTGGATATGATTCAAAAAAGACCGCAGTTGCTACCACCTCTTATGTATACAATGACAAGTCAGCTGACTTTTTAAGAGCTGTGGAGATATCTGGAGCCACAATATTGGTGGCAGACCCTGGTCTTTATGATTCTCAGATTGGTGGATTGTATGCATATTCGCAAGGATTTGCAAAGGAAGGTGCTGGAGCAGGTGGTGCACTAGCTGCATGCATGCTAAAGACTGGATCTGATTCAAAGGATCTAAGACTTGCCATAGAGGCAGAGTACGGTCGTACGATTCTACCTGACTGTAACTGATTTTGCTAGATTGCGTGGATAGTCTGGATCTGCACCTCTGACTAGAGCAGAATAATATGCTAGTAACTGTATTGGGACTATCTCGGTTATGGGATATACGTGATCTGAGGATTTTGGTATCTTTACCCAAGTATCGTATACTTTGCTGGATATATCCGATACTCCTATGATGTGAGCTCCACGAGCTTTTATCTCACGTGCACTAGTCAGTGTATCTTTATAGGTTGAATCAGAGGGGTTTATCACTATAGCATAGACGTTGTTGTCTATGAGTGCAAGTGGACCGTGTTTTAGCTCACCACCGGCTATGCCTTCAGCATGGATGTATGAGAGCTCTTTTAGTTTCAGAGCTGCCTCCATGGCCATCGGGTAATGTATGCCACGGCCGAGTACGTAAATATCTGCCACATCTTTGAATTTGGTGGCAAGCTCTGCCAACTTTTCACCGTCTTTTAGCATATCTGATATTGCAGAAGATACTGTATTTGCATCAAAGCCGAGTTTACCATCACACATACTATTCACTATGGAATAGATGATTACAAGCTGCGAGGTAAAACTCTTGGTGGCTGCCACGCCGATCTCTCTACCACATTTGATGTTTATGGCCATATCTGATTCTCTTGCAAGCGTGGATTCAGGAGCGTTGAGAATGGATATGATATACGCTCCAAGTTTTTTTGCATCATTTACGGCCGCTATGACATCTGCACTCTCACCACTCTGTGATATTGCAATCAATACAGAATCTGAATCAATATTTACTGGAGAATAGGAAAACTCACTAGAGACTATTGGAATGGCGTTTACCCTAGCGTATCTTGACATCATATATTGTGCTACAAGTGATGCATTATAGCTGGTTCCACTGCCCGTTATGTATACAGAACCTGCATTGGTTATTGTTTTTGCTGCCTTTTCAACATTCTCCAAAGATGCCAAAAGTACCGTCTTTGGCTGTTCTGTTATCTCTTTTAACGTATAATGGGTAAATTCTCCCTTTGCCACATCGGCTATCTCTTTTGATATCTTTGTTACTTTGATCTCTGCAGGTTTTCCAGTAAAATCATACATGTGCATACCTTTTTTATCTATGGTAAGAAAATG
Proteins encoded:
- a CDS encoding glutamine-fructose-6-phosphate transaminase, producing the protein MCSIIGYYGDSKAAPIMISGLRRMEYRGYDSVGIATKVDDSMYIRKGVGRVDEVNKAEKLDELDGMIGLGHTRWATHGKVTRANAHPHASNTSSVAIVHNGIIENFTELKTELEAEGFSFESETDTEVIANLLQKNYDSTPEDAMIRTLGMIRGHYSFVAMFADGTLAAARYHEPLIVGINADSYHIASDVLGFVDNTDDAVYVENGHFLTIDKKGMHMYDFTGKPAEIKVTKISKEIADVAKGEFTHYTLKEITEQPKTVLLASLENVEKAAKTITNAGSVYITGSGTSYNASLVAQYMMSRYARVNAIPIVSSEFSYSPVNIDSDSVLIAISQSGESADVIAAVNDAKKLGAYIISILNAPESTLARESDMAINIKCGREIGVAATKSFTSQLVIIYSIVNSMCDGKLGFDANTVSSAISDMLKDGEKLAELATKFKDVADIYVLGRGIHYPMAMEAALKLKELSYIHAEGIAGGELKHGPLALIDNNVYAIVINPSDSTYKDTLTSAREIKARGAHIIGVSDISSKVYDTWVKIPKSSDHVYPITEIVPIQLLAYYSALVRGADPDYPRNLAKSVTVR